Proteins from one Flavobacterium branchiarum genomic window:
- a CDS encoding TerD family protein — MAINLQKGQKINIGLSNITIGLGWDPNEGTGNDFDLDASAIMINSDRKLLGEDYFVFYNNLKSPDESLEHTGDDPDGKSSDGDDDEAIKVDLTKIDPRANEILFVVTIEDFERRKQNFGQVRNSYIRIVDNASGEEIAKYELDEDFSIETGVEFGRLYKKNDQWKFEASGIGYRADLGFFLEKYYSGEIIK, encoded by the coding sequence ATGGCAATTAACTTACAGAAAGGACAAAAAATAAATATTGGCTTATCAAACATAACAATCGGTTTAGGTTGGGATCCAAACGAAGGAACAGGAAATGATTTTGACTTGGATGCATCTGCAATAATGATAAACTCAGACAGAAAACTTTTAGGCGAAGATTACTTCGTTTTTTATAATAATTTAAAATCTCCTGATGAATCATTAGAACATACTGGTGATGATCCTGATGGAAAAAGTAGTGATGGAGATGATGACGAAGCTATAAAAGTTGATTTAACTAAAATTGACCCTAGAGCAAACGAAATCCTTTTTGTCGTAACAATAGAAGACTTTGAAAGAAGAAAACAAAACTTTGGACAAGTTAGAAATTCTTACATTAGAATAGTTGATAATGCAAGTGGAGAAGAAATTGCTAAATATGAACTTGATGAAGATTTTTCAATTGAAACAGGTGTAGAATTTGGAAGACTTTATAAAAAGAACGACCAATGGAAATTTGAAGCTTCAGGAATTGGATATAGAGCCGATTTAGGTTTCTTTTTAGAGAAATACTATTCAGGTGAAATCATTAAATAA
- a CDS encoding Crp/Fnr family transcriptional regulator — protein sequence MESALKEQILSISSFTENEIEMILSCFEYEKFDSKTYLLPIGKISNKIFFIINGLARTYYLKNGKEITTYLSCDNGFISSYSSFINQTVSYENIHCLEECEVLSINYEKMQYLYTVIPNWERVGRILAEQNYLCMADRILKLQMIPAKEKYQTFLATAPQKIVQRTPLIHVASFLGITPESLSRIRQNIS from the coding sequence ATGGAGTCAGCATTAAAAGAACAAATACTCTCAATTTCTTCATTTACAGAAAATGAAATTGAAATGATTCTTTCGTGTTTTGAATATGAAAAATTTGATTCCAAAACATACCTCTTGCCTATTGGAAAAATCAGTAACAAGATTTTCTTCATCATAAACGGATTGGCTCGTACGTATTACCTCAAAAACGGAAAAGAAATCACTACCTATTTAAGCTGTGACAATGGCTTTATAAGCTCCTATTCGAGTTTTATAAATCAAACCGTTTCTTACGAAAACATTCATTGCCTTGAAGAATGTGAAGTTCTTTCTATAAACTATGAGAAAATGCAGTATTTATATACTGTAATTCCAAATTGGGAACGTGTAGGAAGAATTCTGGCTGAACAAAACTATCTCTGTATGGCCGACAGAATATTAAAACTTCAAATGATTCCTGCAAAAGAAAAATACCAGACTTTTCTAGCAACTGCTCCTCAAAAAATTGTTCAAAGAACACCATTAATTCATGTTGCCTCATTTTTAGGAATAACTCCAGAATCCTTAAGCCGTATCAGGCAAAACATTTCTTAA
- a CDS encoding TerD family protein: MAINLQKGQRENINAPKFTIGLGWDTNSSSTGSGYDLDASVFVLGDNRKIISDSHFIFYNNLKSPDESVIHTGDNLTGDGDGDDEQIKIDLTKIDAAVKEICIVVTIHDAQNRKQNFGQVRNSFIRIVDDSNDTEMVKYELEEDFSIETAVEFGRIYNKDGQWKFEAIGAGMKGGLEDYLNKYN; encoded by the coding sequence ATGGCTATCAACTTACAAAAAGGGCAAAGAGAAAACATAAATGCCCCAAAATTTACAATTGGTTTAGGATGGGATACAAATAGTAGCTCGACAGGATCAGGATATGATCTTGATGCTTCTGTATTTGTATTAGGAGATAATAGAAAAATAATCTCTGACTCTCATTTCATATTTTATAATAATTTGAAATCACCAGACGAATCTGTGATTCATACAGGTGACAACTTAACTGGTGATGGAGATGGAGATGATGAGCAAATCAAAATTGATTTAACAAAAATTGATGCTGCTGTAAAAGAAATATGTATTGTAGTTACGATTCATGATGCGCAAAACAGAAAACAAAATTTTGGACAAGTTCGTAATTCATTTATTAGAATTGTAGATGATAGCAACGATACTGAAATGGTTAAATATGAATTAGAAGAAGATTTCTCTATAGAAACTGCTGTTGAGTTTGGTAGAATATACAATAAAGACGGACAATGGAAATTTGAAGCTATTGGCGCAGGAATGAAAGGCGGATTAGAGGATTACTTAAATAAATACAACTAA
- a CDS encoding mevalonate kinase family protein, which translates to MKGPLFYSKILLFGEYGIIRDSKGLSIPYNFYNGALKKTENPSAEAISSNQSLSKFTSYLETLQAEQPDLVTFDLATLKDDVESGMYFDSSIPQGYGVGSSGALVAAIYDKYAQNKITVLENLTREKLLQLKTIFSQMESFFHGKSSGLDPLNSYLSIPILINSKDNIEATGIPNQSFDGKGAVFLLDSGIVGETAPMVNIFMENLKDKGFRTMLKNQFVKYTDACVENFLHGDMKSLFSNTKKLSKVVLNNFKPMIPEQFHGIWQNGIDTNDYYLKLCGSGGGGYILGFTEDLERAKQSLKDYKLEVVYQF; encoded by the coding sequence ATGAAAGGACCATTATTTTACTCAAAAATATTACTTTTTGGAGAGTACGGAATAATCCGTGATTCAAAAGGACTTTCTATCCCTTATAATTTTTACAATGGTGCCTTGAAGAAAACCGAAAATCCTTCGGCAGAAGCCATTTCATCAAATCAAAGTTTAAGCAAGTTTACATCTTACCTTGAAACATTACAAGCAGAGCAACCAGACTTGGTAACTTTTGACTTGGCAACTTTAAAGGATGATGTAGAATCTGGGATGTATTTTGACTCAAGTATTCCACAAGGATATGGAGTTGGTAGTAGTGGCGCATTAGTTGCTGCTATTTATGATAAATACGCTCAAAACAAAATCACGGTTCTAGAAAATTTAACTCGTGAGAAACTATTACAGCTAAAAACTATTTTCTCACAAATGGAAAGTTTTTTCCACGGAAAAAGTTCAGGTTTAGATCCTTTAAATAGCTACTTAAGCATTCCGATTTTAATAAATTCTAAAGATAATATTGAAGCAACTGGAATTCCTAATCAAAGTTTTGACGGGAAAGGCGCTGTGTTCTTATTAGATTCAGGAATTGTTGGAGAAACTGCTCCAATGGTAAACATCTTTATGGAAAATCTTAAAGACAAAGGTTTCCGTACGATGCTAAAAAACCAATTTGTAAAATATACAGATGCTTGTGTGGAAAACTTTTTACACGGCGACATGAAGTCATTATTCAGTAATACCAAAAAATTATCAAAAGTAGTTTTGAATAATTTCAAACCTATGATTCCAGAACAATTTCATGGCATCTGGCAAAATGGTATTGATACAAATGATTACTACTTAAAATTATGTGGTTCTGGCGGTGGTGGTTATATTCTAGGTTTTACCGAAGATTTAGAACGCGCTAAGCAATCATTAAAAGACTACAAACTAGAAGTAGTTTACCAATTTTAA
- a CDS encoding geranylgeranylglycerol-phosphate geranylgeranyltransferase produces MLSRQNKILAMKVISLFSVVRGYNIPIIILAQYLSAIFILAPEKRALDILLDFHLFLIVFASAITIASGYIINNFYDSQKDLINRPNKSMLDRLVSQKTKLSVYFTLNFIAALMALIVSWKAFLFFSVYIFLIWFYSHKIKKFPLIGNLMAALLAVLPFFAILLYFYNQISFDDLENQKGHFAVIFAHATFLFLLLLIREMIKDLENLKGDLANNYKTIPILYGERTSKKIITLLTFLTIAPVYILIEVYDIGYMDIYFYSCFIVLIFFLLYLWKSSSKTQFLLLHNVLKFLIVSGVFCIVLINPSVLWHGKTLLLKI; encoded by the coding sequence ATGTTGAGCCGTCAGAATAAAATTTTAGCGATGAAAGTTATAAGTTTGTTCTCCGTAGTGAGAGGTTACAATATACCTATTATTATTTTGGCCCAATATTTATCGGCAATATTTATCCTCGCTCCCGAAAAAAGGGCACTTGATATTTTATTGGATTTCCATTTGTTTTTAATTGTTTTCGCATCGGCAATTACCATCGCATCTGGTTATATCATAAATAATTTCTACGATAGCCAGAAAGACCTAATTAATCGTCCAAACAAATCAATGTTGGATCGATTGGTAAGTCAAAAAACAAAACTAAGCGTTTATTTCACGCTCAATTTCATAGCTGCACTAATGGCGCTAATTGTGTCATGGAAAGCTTTTTTATTTTTTTCAGTATATATTTTTCTCATTTGGTTTTACTCCCATAAAATTAAAAAATTCCCATTAATAGGAAATCTTATGGCGGCATTGTTGGCCGTTTTACCATTCTTTGCTATCTTATTATATTTCTACAATCAGATATCGTTTGATGATTTAGAAAACCAAAAAGGCCATTTTGCCGTAATCTTTGCTCACGCTACATTTTTATTCTTATTACTATTAATACGTGAAATGATAAAAGATTTAGAAAATTTAAAAGGTGACTTGGCAAACAACTACAAAACTATTCCGATTCTCTATGGCGAAAGAACCTCAAAAAAGATCATTACTCTTTTAACTTTTCTAACCATCGCTCCTGTATACATCCTTATCGAAGTATATGACATTGGCTATATGGATATTTATTTCTATTCTTGCTTTATAGTTTTAATATTTTTCTTACTCTATCTTTGGAAATCAAGCTCTAAGACACAATTTTTATTATTACACAATGTCTTGAAATTTCTTATCGTTTCGGGGGTATTTTGTATTGTACTAATTAATCCAAGTGTTTTGTGGCACGGAAAAACATTACTTTTAAAAATCTAA
- a CDS encoding diphosphomevalonate/mevalonate 3,5-bisphosphate decarboxylase family protein: protein MFTANDFIPKKYTADITKGNFEWSAPSNIALVKYWGKKDNQIPANPSVSFTLNNCKTITKLAFDKKETSNDFTFDLLFEGKPKEDFKPKIQKFLERIFLYLPFLKDYHFTIDTQNTFPHSSGIASSASGMAALAMNFMSLEKVLNPDMTDEYFYQKASFLARLGSGSACRSVKGNVVVWGNQANIKGSSDLFGVEFPHAIHQNFHNYQDTILLVDKGEKQVSSTVGHDLMHDHPYAERRFAQAHENLDKLIGIFENGNLDEFIKVVESEALTLHAMMMTSMPYYILMKPNTLQIINAIWKFRTETQIPVCFTLDAGANVHVLYPENVTEKVLQFIKDELVVFCQNGQYLCDKIGEGAIAL from the coding sequence ATGTTTACAGCAAACGATTTTATTCCAAAAAAATATACAGCAGATATCACAAAAGGTAACTTTGAGTGGAGCGCACCAAGTAACATTGCTTTAGTAAAATACTGGGGAAAAAAAGACAATCAAATTCCCGCTAATCCATCGGTTAGTTTTACATTAAACAACTGTAAAACAATTACCAAACTAGCTTTCGACAAAAAAGAAACTTCAAATGATTTTACTTTCGATTTACTTTTTGAAGGAAAACCAAAAGAAGATTTTAAACCTAAAATTCAGAAATTCCTAGAACGTATTTTTCTTTATTTACCTTTCTTAAAAGACTATCATTTTACAATAGATACCCAAAATACATTTCCTCATAGTTCAGGAATAGCTTCTTCGGCATCTGGAATGGCCGCTTTGGCAATGAATTTCATGAGCCTTGAAAAAGTGTTGAATCCAGATATGACAGACGAATACTTTTATCAAAAAGCATCTTTCCTTGCTCGATTAGGATCAGGAAGTGCTTGCCGAAGTGTAAAAGGAAACGTTGTTGTTTGGGGAAATCAAGCAAATATAAAAGGAAGCTCTGATTTATTTGGAGTAGAATTTCCACATGCAATTCATCAAAACTTTCATAATTACCAAGACACTATTTTATTAGTTGACAAAGGCGAAAAACAAGTTTCGAGTACGGTAGGACATGACTTAATGCACGATCATCCTTATGCAGAAAGACGTTTTGCACAAGCTCACGAAAATTTAGACAAACTAATTGGTATTTTTGAAAATGGAAATCTAGACGAATTCATCAAAGTAGTCGAAAGCGAAGCGCTAACATTACACGCTATGATGATGACCTCTATGCCGTATTATATACTAATGAAACCAAACACATTACAGATAATTAATGCGATTTGGAAATTCAGAACTGAAACTCAAATTCCGGTTTGTTTTACGCTAGATGCAGGAGCAAATGTTCATGTTTTATATCCCGAAAACGTTACAGAAAAAGTACTACAATTTATTAAGGACGAATTAGTTGTATTTTGCCAGAATGGTCAGTACCTTTGCGACAAAATTGGAGAAGGTGCAATTGCATTATAA
- a CDS encoding phosphoribosyltransferase family protein, with amino-acid sequence MNKNFSLHKILEKDNCPFQEEEYSRFKFGDKSYAEKFAKELFDGFTEQYGELILSNKEIVILPSPFLSIPTASNFLCYYFKKQLNSFLFKNNKKACIESKIYRNQTYVTDYGNLDFEERVKLISNDTYYIDKNFIEGKLCIFVDDIKITGSHEHTVNKILNQYNVNGDFVFVYFAELINKEIHPNIENHYNYYSVKNVEDIVNIINSDHFQYNTRIVKYILSLNKDDFSYLANNISLQKSNDLFHLAISNNYHQILEYQNNINVIKID; translated from the coding sequence GTGAATAAAAACTTTAGTTTACATAAAATTCTTGAAAAAGATAATTGCCCTTTTCAAGAAGAAGAATACAGCCGATTTAAATTTGGCGATAAAAGCTATGCAGAAAAATTTGCAAAAGAGTTGTTCGATGGTTTTACAGAACAATATGGCGAATTGATTTTATCAAACAAGGAAATAGTAATACTTCCAAGTCCTTTTTTATCGATACCTACGGCTTCAAATTTTTTATGTTATTATTTCAAAAAACAACTGAACAGCTTTCTGTTTAAAAACAACAAAAAAGCATGTATCGAATCTAAAATTTACAGAAATCAAACTTATGTAACTGATTATGGAAATTTAGATTTTGAAGAAAGAGTAAAATTGATCTCTAATGATACCTATTATATCGATAAAAATTTTATTGAAGGAAAACTTTGTATTTTCGTTGATGATATTAAGATAACAGGAAGCCATGAACATACTGTAAATAAAATACTAAATCAGTATAATGTAAACGGCGATTTTGTATTTGTCTATTTTGCTGAATTAATAAACAAAGAAATTCATCCAAACATAGAAAATCATTATAATTATTATTCTGTTAAGAATGTTGAAGACATAGTTAACATTATAAATAGCGATCATTTTCAGTACAATACCAGAATAGTAAAATATATATTAAGTCTTAACAAAGATGATTTTAGTTATTTAGCTAACAATATTTCGTTGCAAAAAAGTAATGATTTATTTCATCTAGCGATAAGTAATAATTACCACCAAATTTTAGAATACCAAAATAACATTAACGTAATAAAAATAGATTAA
- a CDS encoding DUF937 domain-containing protein, with the protein MNPNLQIELRRFISSNVVSKLNKFYFENDALLIKAIDASIGTILIGAYNKMHEVNLCNELVQIAGVTGFYEEIDFESGRLLSVNDCYRNEGNKLLKRIFDNKKSRISEMVSNEVGIKSETAREVLSFSALLVFSYFNYKKYSHEDLQFMLEEQKRGILNSIPLGIKIILGFSSYEVVEEKSRSRFSNSIFNHIFSNSES; encoded by the coding sequence ATGAATCCAAATCTACAAATTGAACTTAGACGTTTTATTTCTTCAAATGTTGTTTCTAAGCTGAATAAATTTTATTTTGAAAATGATGCTTTATTAATTAAAGCAATTGATGCATCTATCGGAACTATCTTAATAGGAGCTTATAACAAAATGCACGAGGTTAATTTGTGCAATGAGTTAGTTCAAATTGCAGGAGTTACAGGATTTTATGAAGAAATAGATTTTGAATCGGGAAGATTGTTATCTGTTAACGATTGTTATAGAAACGAAGGGAATAAATTGTTGAAACGAATTTTTGACAATAAAAAGTCTCGAATTTCCGAAATGGTTTCTAATGAAGTAGGTATAAAGAGTGAAACTGCTCGCGAAGTATTAAGTTTTTCTGCGCTTTTGGTTTTTTCTTATTTCAATTATAAAAAATATTCACATGAAGATCTTCAATTTATGCTAGAAGAGCAAAAAAGAGGTATTTTAAATAGTATTCCGCTCGGAATTAAAATTATCTTAGGGTTTTCATCATATGAAGTTGTTGAGGAAAAAAGTAGATCTAGATTTTCAAATTCCATTTTCAATCACATTTTTTCAAATAGCGAATCTTAA
- a CDS encoding MBL fold metallo-hydrolase encodes MKKIAEDVYQISLFPRNAINCYLIGDVLIDAGIKSSASIILNALKDKIVTKHVLTHAHADHQGSSKIICETLKIPLWCNALEKASAENGNVTFDYPNPTHLISRFQQKFWAGKGHPVSHTIKEGDQIAGFSVVETPGHSKGHLSFFRKKDSLLIVGDVMTNMNLMTTIVGLNEPPNLFTSDKELNRKSILKLASLEPKILCFGHGPILINNGEFEKFVNKIILK; translated from the coding sequence ATGAAAAAAATAGCCGAAGATGTGTACCAAATTTCTTTATTTCCTAGAAATGCAATTAATTGTTATTTAATAGGAGATGTACTAATTGATGCTGGAATAAAAAGTTCTGCATCTATTATTCTAAATGCTTTAAAAGACAAAATTGTAACAAAACATGTACTCACGCATGCACATGCAGATCATCAAGGCAGTAGCAAAATTATATGTGAAACACTAAAAATTCCACTTTGGTGTAATGCATTAGAAAAAGCAAGTGCCGAAAACGGAAATGTTACTTTTGACTATCCAAATCCAACACATTTGATTTCAAGATTTCAACAAAAATTCTGGGCAGGAAAAGGGCATCCCGTTTCGCATACTATAAAAGAAGGAGACCAAATCGCAGGATTTTCAGTTGTAGAAACTCCTGGTCATTCAAAAGGGCATCTTTCCTTTTTTAGGAAAAAAGATAGCTTACTCATTGTTGGGGATGTAATGACAAATATGAATTTAATGACTACAATTGTTGGCTTAAATGAACCTCCTAATTTATTCACTTCTGACAAAGAATTAAATAGAAAGTCTATCCTAAAACTAGCTTCTTTAGAACCAAAAATTCTCTGCTTTGGCCATGGACCCATTTTAATAAACAATGGAGAGTTCGAAAAGTTTGTAAATAAAATTATCCTTAAATAA
- a CDS encoding TerD family protein: MAINLEKGQRINLEKSNGTKLQNICVGVNWGAIEKKGLFGTKKEPVDLDASCAIYDEKKNHIDSVNFRKLQSNDQAIKHSGDDLTGDLNGDDGLDNEVITLDFSRISPSANHVAFFINSFRGQDFKDIPFASIRIYEGTPTRVNQEYARYDIANDASFAGNVSMVLGVFYKRNDEWKFSAIGTPTRDKKLEETILTIQQNHL; the protein is encoded by the coding sequence ATGGCTATAAATTTAGAAAAAGGACAACGTATCAATCTTGAAAAAAGCAATGGTACTAAATTACAAAACATTTGCGTTGGTGTAAATTGGGGAGCTATTGAGAAAAAAGGGCTTTTTGGAACAAAAAAAGAACCAGTTGATTTAGATGCAAGTTGTGCTATTTATGACGAAAAGAAAAACCATATCGACTCTGTTAACTTTAGAAAACTACAATCTAATGATCAAGCTATCAAACACAGCGGCGATGATTTAACTGGAGATTTAAACGGTGATGACGGATTAGACAATGAAGTTATTACTTTAGATTTCTCTAGAATATCTCCATCTGCAAATCACGTAGCTTTCTTTATAAATAGTTTTAGAGGACAAGATTTTAAAGATATTCCTTTTGCATCTATCAGAATATACGAAGGTACTCCAACAAGAGTTAACCAAGAATATGCTCGTTATGATATTGCAAACGATGCTTCTTTTGCTGGAAATGTATCAATGGTACTTGGTGTTTTTTACAAAAGAAATGATGAATGGAAATTTAGCGCAATCGGAACTCCTACAAGAGATAAAAAACTTGAAGAAACGATTCTTACTATCCAACAAAATCATTTATAA
- a CDS encoding HAD family hydrolase, with product MEINYSNHSHLSFDLWLTLIKSNPEFKSKRNQLFRDFFDVDCTIEKVNEVVRYYDVLCNNINERTGSNIDTYEIYYLILNALNLDINNISTDKLGLFYKETELLFLKYKPELLYKNIPALFDEITKQGKTINLLSNTAFIKGKTLRKILSHYELEDYFKFQIYSDEVGISKPNSQIFQLVFDQANEIKKITKKEILHIGDNIVADYNGAINFGFDAHLLKI from the coding sequence TTGGAAATAAATTATTCAAACCATAGTCATCTTTCATTCGATTTATGGTTGACCCTCATAAAATCAAATCCTGAATTTAAAAGCAAAAGAAATCAATTATTTAGAGATTTTTTTGATGTAGATTGCACAATCGAAAAAGTCAATGAAGTAGTTCGCTACTATGATGTTTTATGCAATAATATAAACGAAAGAACAGGATCTAATATTGATACTTATGAAATTTATTATTTAATCTTAAACGCTTTAAATTTAGACATAAACAATATCTCAACAGATAAATTAGGATTGTTTTATAAAGAGACTGAATTATTATTCTTGAAATATAAACCAGAGCTCCTGTATAAAAATATCCCAGCCCTTTTTGATGAAATTACTAAACAAGGAAAAACAATCAACCTACTTAGTAACACAGCTTTCATTAAAGGAAAAACATTGAGAAAAATACTATCTCATTATGAATTAGAAGACTATTTCAAATTTCAGATATACTCCGATGAAGTCGGAATTTCGAAGCCAAATAGTCAAATTTTTCAACTAGTATTTGACCAAGCAAATGAGATAAAAAAAATAACAAAAAAAGAAATACTGCATATTGGAGATAATATTGTAGCCGATTATAATGGAGCTATTAATTTTGGATTTGATGCACACCTACTAAAAATATAA
- a CDS encoding TspO/MBR family protein — protein MNKITRILAVVVTCLAIGYFSGIVTRSSIETWYPTLIKPSFNPPNWVFAPAWSLLYLLMGVAAGLVWDRIEHEKEAVKNALVFFAIQLALNALWSYLFFGLMNPLLALIEIVVLWLMIYETLLKFIKINKVAGYLLVPYLLWVSFATILTASIWWLNK, from the coding sequence ATGAATAAAATCACTCGAATTTTAGCGGTTGTTGTTACCTGTCTTGCTATTGGATATTTTTCTGGAATAGTTACAAGATCGAGTATTGAAACTTGGTATCCAACTCTGATTAAGCCAAGTTTTAATCCGCCTAATTGGGTTTTTGCACCAGCTTGGAGCTTGCTTTATCTTTTGATGGGTGTAGCTGCTGGATTAGTTTGGGATCGAATAGAACATGAAAAAGAAGCGGTTAAGAATGCCTTGGTTTTCTTTGCGATACAATTAGCCTTAAATGCTTTATGGTCTTATTTGTTCTTCGGACTGATGAATCCGTTATTGGCGCTTATAGAAATTGTTGTTCTATGGTTAATGATTTATGAAACGCTTTTAAAATTTATTAAAATCAATAAAGTTGCTGGATATCTTCTGGTACCATATTTACTTTGGGTAAGTTTTGCAACAATATTGACTGCAAGCATTTGGTGGCTTAATAAATAA
- a CDS encoding pseudouridine synthase, with protein MNNKEGNNKGKGPRANSSRPNSNKPKPAMQKRAQGPKKAKPNTKIAEEAAEKATKKPNQAPKRQKAADEIRLNKYIANSGACSRRDADIYIQSGNVKVNGVPVVEMGYLVKPGDVVNFDGAVLTPEKKEYILLNKPKNFTTAFDEGQEFRNVLELVRGSTNAKIAAVGRMDKNTTGLLLFTNDTDMLRKFTLPSQKSSKIYQVSLDKNLKFEDLEKINKGLVLDGHRVFVEDISYIDNEPKSEIGLKLRSSNVKVVRSIFEHFDYDVLRIDRVAFAGLTKKNLPRGNWRMLTEQEIINLKNV; from the coding sequence ATGAATAACAAGGAAGGCAATAATAAAGGAAAAGGACCAAGAGCAAATAGTTCAAGACCCAACTCAAATAAGCCAAAACCTGCCATGCAAAAGCGTGCACAAGGGCCTAAAAAAGCGAAGCCGAATACTAAAATAGCGGAAGAAGCTGCTGAAAAAGCTACTAAAAAACCGAATCAAGCACCTAAAAGACAAAAAGCTGCTGATGAGATTCGTTTAAATAAATATATTGCTAATTCTGGCGCGTGTTCACGTCGTGATGCAGATATTTACATCCAATCTGGAAATGTAAAAGTAAATGGCGTTCCTGTTGTAGAAATGGGATACTTGGTTAAACCAGGAGATGTCGTTAATTTTGACGGAGCAGTTTTAACTCCAGAAAAGAAAGAATACATATTATTAAACAAGCCTAAAAACTTTACAACTGCTTTTGACGAAGGTCAAGAATTCCGTAATGTTTTAGAATTAGTTCGTGGTTCTACAAATGCTAAAATTGCTGCAGTAGGAAGAATGGACAAAAACACTACAGGTTTGTTGTTGTTTACAAATGATACTGACATGCTTCGTAAGTTTACTTTACCAAGCCAAAAATCATCTAAAATATACCAAGTTTCATTAGATAAAAACTTGAAATTTGAAGATTTAGAAAAAATAAACAAAGGACTTGTTCTTGATGGACACCGTGTTTTTGTTGAAGACATAAGCTATATCGACAATGAACCAAAAAGTGAAATTGGACTTAAATTACGTTCATCAAACGTAAAAGTAGTTCGTTCTATTTTTGAGCACTTTGATTACGATGTATTACGCATCGACCGTGTAGCATTTGCAGGTTTAACCAAGAAGAATCTACCTAGAGGAAACTGGCGTATGCTTACAGAACAAGAAATTATTAATTTGAAGAACGTATAA